Within Runella rosea, the genomic segment GCTCCTCAGTCGTGGTTTTGGTCTCGAAGGTTGGTCAAGCTTTTGGTTGCCAATGATTAGTTCGGCCCTTACTCCATTTTTCAATATTTACATACCCATCTTCATGATAATGAGTGATTTGTCGTATGCCACAACAACGGTAATGAGCATCAGTTTATGGCTATTGTTGGCCTTTAATTTGGGGTGTTCGTGGGTGATTAACTTCAAAACCTACCGCCAACTTGGCATAAAACAATCCGTTTTGGGCATCTTTTGGGATACTTTTCGCTATTTGTTTCTGCACCTCAGTGCGGGTTTTAAAGCCTACGGCGAATATTTTTTGGCCCCGATGCATTGGCACAAAACCGACCATACCGAGCCAGAACAATCCAATCGCCCTGCTCCTGCACCCGAAGCTCAATTTTCTTTATCCTAGTTTTATTTCCTTTTCTTAAACCTTGCAATTATGGTATTTTATAGACATTTACTAAACGTTATGGGGCTGATGTACTTAGGGATTTTATCCGTCATCGCCACACCCACATTAACCCCAAACAAACATCTTCCAGTAGCCGTAGCTACCGTTACGTGGGTGGGCGGAACTGCGGGTTTTGCCCATGATTGGAACACACCTTCCAACTGGTCTACCAATGTGGTACCTACCAATACCGATAACGTAACGATTCCAGGAAGTTTGGCGCATTATCCGGTGCTGAACACCAACGTCTCCATTCAAACCTTGAACGTAGAAGCAGGTGCAACGCTTACCGTCAATGCCAGTAAGGAGTTGACCATTGCGGGCATTGGGGATGATGTTAGGCTGATTGTTTTAGGGACGGTCGAAAACAACGGAACCATTACCGTTAACCAGATCACTTCCAATACCGCAAATGCGATGCAGTTGTCTGGGGACGGGCAGTTTAACAATAACTCAGGGGCTACCCTGTCAGCCGCCACTATAGGTTTTTATGGTATTCGAGTAGAAGGCAATTCAGTATTGCTAAACCAGGTCGGTGGTACAATTGGCGCTGCAGGGTTCTCGGGTTCCATCTTTTTGTCAGGTAGTGCCTCTCCTGAAAGTGTACAAAATCATGGAAAGATGACCTTGGGCGGCCAGATAGAAAAATACGCGGGAACGTTCCACAATTACCCTTGTGGGGTGGTAAGCCTTCTCGCAGGAGAAGTGTATAACAACGGCGGACAAATCATTAACGAAGGTTTTTTCAGTGCTGCTGCTAATCTCAATGGCCCTGCGGCAGATTTTATCAACAATGGCATTATTTACATTGGCGGAGGCTCGGCTTCTTATACCAACAACAAAATCAGAATCTTCAACAATGCTCTGTCAACCGGCATTTTTGAATTTGGAGCCTCCAACGACCTGACCGTATCGGGGATTTATAAAGATGATGCCGCTACGGCTTTGGCAGGAGATTACAATCAGGCGAGCAATACCTTTACGCACTTTGGCTTGCTGGTTGGTTCGCAAACGCTCTATGCCAAAATTACCCGTATGGGCGGTAGTTGTCCGCAAATTGTACCCTTTACGTTTGAGGTGACTACTGCTTCTACTTTCACTACGCAGCCAATTGACCAAACGGTGTGCCTGGGGAGCTTGGCTACATTTACGGTCGTAATAGCCAACGCGGCAAGTTACCAATGGCAGCTCAATACGGGAAGTGGCTGGAACAACGTCCCCGCCGCTGAACCTTATTCCAACACAACCACCGCTACCCTCAATATTAGCAATGTGACGGGCTTAGACGGTTACCAATACCGCTGCGTAGCGAGCAGCACAGGCGGGGCGACGTCAACCTCTACGACGGCCACCCTGACCATCGGTACAGGAGGAGGCTCAAACCCAACGGGCACGCTTACATGGACAGGCTTAGTGGATACCGATTGGAACACGGCCTGCAACTGGTCACCTTCGAGCGTACCCACGGCCACCAACGATGTAGTGATTCCGAATACGACCAACAAACCCACCATCAACACCGCTGCGGTAGCTAAATCGGTGGAGGTGCAAGCGGGGGCAGTGTTAACCATTGCTGCTACTAAGGGTTTGACTATCAATGGGTCAAGGTTGGTAGGTTTTGTTAGTAGTGGTTTGTACAATGCAGGGACAATTCACAACAACGGACAACTTATTCTGGGGAATACGGGTAGCGTAGGTGATTTCGGCATTCTAAGTATAGGTACTTTCAATAACAATAGTGGCGCAGAAATAGCCATTGACCGTGCAACCAGCCAGGGGGTAGTTAATGCCACAGGAGGTATTTTTGCCAACGCAGGCAAAATGACCATTGGGGCAAGCGCAAGCGTAGGATCCGTGGGGCTTGGCAACCAAGCCACTTTTAACAATAATACAGGGGGAGAGATAACGATTAATAGAAGTAGTAGTAGTGGCTTATACAATGCGGTAGGGGGTACTTTTACCAATGCCGCCAAAATTTCTATTGGAACTACTACTCCTCCTCTCACCCTTGGCCTTGAGAATAGGGCTATTTTTATTAACAATGCGGGTGGAGAAATTACCATTAACAATACAACGGCGTTTGGTTTAATAAATGCTAATGGTAATTTATCGATGTATCCACCAGGTACTTTTACGAATGCGGGTAAAATTAGTATTGGCACTACGGCATTAAGTAGTGCAGGGTTATCAAATTCAGGTGGTTCTACTTTCAACAACAATACGGGAGGAGAAATCAAGATTGATAGGTCAACATTTGTAGGTTTGCAGAATGACGCAGATTGTATTTTTAACAATGCCGCTAAAATCACCATCGGAGCTACGGCAAGTGTGGGAACGTATGGAATTATAAACGACGGAACAATCAATAACAATGCTTGTGGCAAACTCATTGTAGCGTCGGGTATTTTTCAAAGCAATGCCTCCCGAACCATCACCAATGGGGGCTTAATACAAGTGGCTAACAGCCTCGAAAACAGTGGTACTTTCACCAACAACGGCGTACTAAAATACGGCTCGCTAACAGGTACTGTAACCAACGCAACCAACTCATCACTCATCGTTAACAACACCCCTACGCCAATTTTTACCTACGGCGGCAGTTACGATGGTGTTATCGATGGCATTTTTACCGATGCGGCCGCGACTACCTCGGCGGGGACTTTTACGACTCCCAATACGTTTGTGCCTTCGGGTTTGCCCGCAGGTACACAAACGTTGTACGCCAAAATCACGTCTCAAGGTGGGTGTAGCTATGTGGTGCCGTTTACGTTTGTGATTGCCCAAGGAGATTATACTTGGACGGGTGCTTTGTCTAAAGATTGGAATACCCCTGGCAACTGGCTGGTAGGGGGTGGTATCCCTGCCGTTGCTCCAACTTTTGGTTCACAAACGGGACATCGTACGCTTATTCCCGTTGTTGCCAATGGTAATTACCCTGAGGTGACCGCTGCTTCAGGCGCTCGCTCGGTCACTATTGAGGCCAATGCAAGTTTGACCATTAAAAGCACGGGCAATTTGAAAATTGTGGGGAGCGATACCGACGGCGTGACCAACGCAGGAACGTTTACCAACAACGGAACGGTACTGATTGACTCGTCTTATAACGACGGATTTGTGAACCAAACGGGCGCTTCACTCATCAACACCAGTGCCTTCACGGTTCAGAGGGGAACGGGCAACCGCCTCGAAAACTACGGCAGCCTCAACAACAGTGGTACATTTACCGTAGGTGGCGGCCTTGGTACTGCCATCCTCAACCACCCTGCGGCCACGATAACCAATAGTTCTACTTTTGGGGTGAGTGGAGGATTGACGGGTGGCATACTGAACCAAGGTACAGTCGATAACTCGGGGCAGTTTACGATGACGGGGGGGGTATCGGGGACG encodes:
- a CDS encoding 3-coathanger stack domain-containing protein → MVFYRHLLNVMGLMYLGILSVIATPTLTPNKHLPVAVATVTWVGGTAGFAHDWNTPSNWSTNVVPTNTDNVTIPGSLAHYPVLNTNVSIQTLNVEAGATLTVNASKELTIAGIGDDVRLIVLGTVENNGTITVNQITSNTANAMQLSGDGQFNNNSGATLSAATIGFYGIRVEGNSVLLNQVGGTIGAAGFSGSIFLSGSASPESVQNHGKMTLGGQIEKYAGTFHNYPCGVVSLLAGEVYNNGGQIINEGFFSAAANLNGPAADFINNGIIYIGGGSASYTNNKIRIFNNALSTGIFEFGASNDLTVSGIYKDDAATALAGDYNQASNTFTHFGLLVGSQTLYAKITRMGGSCPQIVPFTFEVTTASTFTTQPIDQTVCLGSLATFTVVIANAASYQWQLNTGSGWNNVPAAEPYSNTTTATLNISNVTGLDGYQYRCVASSTGGATSTSTTATLTIGTGGGSNPTGTLTWTGLVDTDWNTACNWSPSSVPTATNDVVIPNTTNKPTINTAAVAKSVEVQAGAVLTIAATKGLTINGSRLVGFVSSGLYNAGTIHNNGQLILGNTGSVGDFGILSIGTFNNNSGAEIAIDRATSQGVVNATGGIFANAGKMTIGASASVGSVGLGNQATFNNNTGGEITINRSSSSGLYNAVGGTFTNAAKISIGTTTPPLTLGLENRAIFINNAGGEITINNTTAFGLINANGNLSMYPPGTFTNAGKISIGTTALSSAGLSNSGGSTFNNNTGGEIKIDRSTFVGLQNDADCIFNNAAKITIGATASVGTYGIINDGTINNNACGKLIVASGIFQSNASRTITNGGLIQVANSLENSGTFTNNGVLKYGSLTGTVTNATNSSLIVNNTPTPIFTYGGSYDGVIDGIFTDAAATTSAGTFTTPNTFVPSGLPAGTQTLYAKITSQGGCSYVVPFTFVIAQGDYTWTGALSKDWNTPGNWLVGGGIPAVAPTFGSQTGHRTLIPVVANGNYPEVTAASGARSVTIEANASLTIKSTGNLKIVGSDTDGVTNAGTFTNNGTVLIDSSYNDGFVNQTGASLINTSAFTVQRGTGNRLENYGSLNNSGTFTVGGGLGTAILNHPAATITNSSTFGVSGGLTGGILNQGTVDNSGQFTMTGGVSGTLFINQETVKNRSGATMSIRNHNSLLFDNQKLVENEGSLNITDGQDRGAINRQGATLRNKAGGTLRGGGVLRAIFRNGGLLENYHVVTFSGSNDTCFYNLPTGEVKNEATFTIGNIGGVNGTMINLGKFIHGSVGALNFSGVESVGFKNGGTFKSTAGCSISAIGGVVGLLQNMPNALFENKCATTFSSGGNPIVNQGRYTHTAGSFTVGNLNIVLQNSAYAEVNVPFISIGELGQYFVNSDTLILGPQTTVTTNPSSKHGTPLTNTSTGYVHSQADFTISSTTSIIENAGKMVLGSQSTLIGTDMGTPIINTGNLTNEGSVNFNRFGGYGIDNSGTFVNKGRFETGNSDKSIHNNGGTIENSGVMEIDSVFRDAVLQKGSGSSFTNTATGQINIDFVFGNGINNTAGGFVNNGEIMIAQTDTVALSGINNAGTFLNNKLMRIGGAGKIKQHGIYNTGTLTNTTDSRIVLQSAEGAGITNQGGTVTNQSCAYIESTPLILNAAGTFSNAGIITKRPDNLMATSNISTNSGTIVNEDTDDFTVTGTNSGAVVSSATIAYVGSPFANTGTATVALTGATGGAFSATPSGLSLNPTTGEINLAASTPQSYVITYTIAAAGGSCPAVTDTAWVSIVALNMGQIIYVNSSNTSPGQDGSSWSKAFASLQAGLSAASALTGEDIQVWVAAGTYKPGTLRRDVFEIPSGVQVYGGFAGSESELNQRNWRTQKTILSGEIGTSALSDNVNHVVVLSNTNEQTRLDGFVVEKGYADYFVPTQGVDLSNPTLLSSGGGILVLNRSRGLITNCVITNNRAIGGGGILLRDSSEVSITNSIIVGNEATFGGGIYMERAGSPKLENVLIVSNRGGLYLNYSAPVLTHCTIASNYSSSGTGGIFNTNSSATLQNSILWGNSAPQTTAGISIRYSIVQGGFAGVGNVNRDPLFVKATPLGLSPTVNLGDYRLQACSPAVNAGDNALSTLNLDLDGNVRPYTNGLAIVDLGCYESPSTGGGGPATLSVTEPITGGTVLKTGGRITATNQVSGATVEYRGSQSVALLPGFGVTGSVFEAVIGGCDTVVPTTSENNSQK